The Sinomicrobium kalidii region TCCGTGGAGATATTGGGAGGAAAGATCGATTTTGTACTGCATTCCGTCGGAATGTCCGTAAATGTGAGGAAAGGAAGGCACTATACCGATCAGAATTATGATTTTACGACCAAGGGATGGGACGTGTCTGCCGTATCCTTTCACAAGGTCATGCAAACCCTGCATAAAAACGATGCCATGAGCGAATGGGGGAGCATCGTGGCGCTGACTTATATGGCTGCCCAGCGAACTTTCCCCGATTATAACGATATGGCCGATAACAAGGCCTACCTCGAATCTATCGCCAGGAGTTTCGGCTATTTCTACGGGAAAGACAAAAAGGTCAGGGTAAATACCATTTCGCAGTCTCCTACACCTACTACAGCAGGGCAAGGCGTAAAAGGCTTTGACGGTTTTATCGCCTATGCCGATATGATGTCACCTTTGGGGAATGCTACTGCTGCCGAATGTGCAGACTATACCGTAACCCTTTTCTCCGATCTTACAAAGAAGGTGACCATGCAAAACCTCTATCACGATGGCGGTTTTTCCAACACCGGGGTCAGCAACGAGGTGATGGAAAAGTTTATGAAATAAAAGATCACATAAAATACATATAAAATAAATCCCGCTACCTGGCTTTGTCCGGGGTAGCGGGATTTTATTCTTTACGGGATGGCCCGTGATCTATCCGTGCATTGTTTCCTTTTTACCCAGTTCTTTCATGATTTCCGCTTCGTATTCCAGCAGGTCCTGCCATTTTTGGTCCACTTCTTCCCGGTTTCCGTACCGGCGGGCGAAAGAGAGGAACATGGTATAGTGATTGGCTTCGCTGGTCATCAGGTTCCTGTAAAATTCGGCCAGCTCGTTGTCCTCTATGTTTTCGGAGAGGAGGCGGAAACGTTCACAACTGCGTGCCTCGATCAGGGCCGCATACAATAACCGGTGGACAAGGTGCGATTCCCGGCTGCCGCCTTTCGGGAAAAATTTCATGAGCCGTACCACATATTCGTCTTTTCGTTCCCTGCCCAATATCCAGCCCCGGGCAATGATCCTGTCGTGTACCATTTTAAAATGACTTATTTCTTCCTTTACCAGGGCAGTCATGGCCTGGACGAGGTCTGTGTATTCCGGGAAGGAAACAATGAGCGAAATGGCCGTACTGGCCGCTTTTTGCTCACAATAAGCGTGGTCCGTTAGTATTTCTTCGATGTTTTTCTCTACAATGTTTACCCAGCGGGGATCTGTCGGTAATTTTAGTCCTAACATGCCTTTTCGGTATTTTCTGCTATTTGTATCAGTTTGTTTACGGTGTTCCAGTTTCTGGTAGTGGCACGGATTTTCAGCTTGTTTTCAAAAAAATTATTGGACAGTTTCGTTTTTCCGTATCCTTCGGGGCAATAGAGGTATATGCACGTATCGGTGACCGTAAACCGTTCGGCTTCGCTTGCGTAGGGTTCCAGTTTTTCTACCTGTTCTGCGGAGGGTGCTTTGCGGATAAAGGTAAAGTAGCGTCTTTTGGTGTCT contains the following coding sequences:
- a CDS encoding enoyl-ACP reductase FabI; the protein is MYNLLKGKKGIIFGALDENSIAWKTAERVHEEGGTFVLTNAPIAMRMGQIKTLAEKTGSEIIPADATNVDDLQELVEKSVEILGGKIDFVLHSVGMSVNVRKGRHYTDQNYDFTTKGWDVSAVSFHKVMQTLHKNDAMSEWGSIVALTYMAAQRTFPDYNDMADNKAYLESIARSFGYFYGKDKKVRVNTISQSPTPTTAGQGVKGFDGFIAYADMMSPLGNATAAECADYTVTLFSDLTKKVTMQNLYHDGGFSNTGVSNEVMEKFMK
- a CDS encoding tRNA-(ms[2]io[6]A)-hydroxylase; protein product: MLGLKLPTDPRWVNIVEKNIEEILTDHAYCEQKAASTAISLIVSFPEYTDLVQAMTALVKEEISHFKMVHDRIIARGWILGRERKDEYVVRLMKFFPKGGSRESHLVHRLLYAALIEARSCERFRLLSENIEDNELAEFYRNLMTSEANHYTMFLSFARRYGNREEVDQKWQDLLEYEAEIMKELGKKETMHG